From Eleftheria terrae, the proteins below share one genomic window:
- a CDS encoding glycosyltransferase family 2 protein, translating into MTLRVSVVIPTYKRPQLLMRCLEALVDQSFEPSAYEIIVVDDGQTDDTEAAVAQLAELTRGSPEIRYLRPEGTRGPAAARNRGWRAAESAVIAFTDDDTIPDRDWLRYGMLAMTMDRAAAWGRVVVPTADDPPTDHEKNTRGLENAEFVTANAFVRRDALEAVGGFDERFKRAWREDADLYFSLLQRFGTVDPVPAALVIHPVRPAPWGVSVMQQANMFFDALLYKKHPRHYRELIRRMPPWRYYLIVTCAIGALVCALGGSPVLALLLGMVACGFIGAFAWQRLRDTSHRPRHVAEMVLTSVAIPFLSVFWRLAGALRFRVPFI; encoded by the coding sequence ATGACGCTTCGTGTGTCGGTGGTCATCCCCACCTACAAACGACCGCAACTCCTGATGCGCTGCCTGGAGGCGCTGGTGGACCAGAGCTTCGAGCCGTCCGCCTACGAGATCATCGTCGTCGACGACGGCCAGACCGACGACACCGAAGCCGCCGTGGCCCAGCTCGCCGAGCTGACCCGCGGTTCGCCCGAGATCCGCTACCTGCGCCCGGAGGGCACGCGCGGGCCGGCGGCCGCCCGCAACCGCGGCTGGCGGGCGGCCGAATCGGCCGTCATCGCCTTCACCGACGACGACACGATCCCCGACCGCGACTGGCTGCGCTACGGCATGCTGGCGATGACCATGGACCGCGCCGCCGCCTGGGGCCGGGTGGTGGTGCCGACCGCCGACGACCCGCCCACCGACCACGAAAAGAACACCCGCGGGCTCGAAAACGCCGAATTCGTCACCGCCAACGCCTTTGTCCGGCGCGACGCGCTGGAGGCGGTGGGCGGCTTCGACGAGCGCTTCAAGCGCGCCTGGCGCGAGGACGCCGACCTCTATTTCTCGCTGCTGCAGCGCTTCGGCACCGTGGATCCGGTGCCGGCGGCGCTCGTCATCCACCCGGTGCGGCCGGCGCCCTGGGGGGTGAGCGTCATGCAGCAGGCCAACATGTTCTTCGATGCGCTGCTCTATAAAAAGCACCCGCGCCATTACCGCGAGCTGATCCGCCGCATGCCGCCGTGGCGCTACTACCTGATCGTCACCTGCGCGATCGGCGCGCTGGTGTGCGCGCTCGGCGGCTCGCCGGTGCTCGCGCTGCTGCTGGGCATGGTGGCCTGTGGCTTCATCGGTGCCTTCGCCTGGCAGCGGCTGCGCGACACCTCGCACCGGCCGCGGCATGTGGCCGAGATGGTGCTCACCTCGGTGGCCATTCCCTTCCTGTCCGTGTTCTGGCGCCTGGCTGGGGCCTTGCGCTTTCGCGTTCCGTTCATCTG
- a CDS encoding carbamoyltransferase family protein: MITLGINAAFHDSSAALVADGVLIAAAEEERFTRIKHGKRPVPFSAWELPYHAIDFCLAKAGLTLSQVDHVAYSYDPQRFIRDRVQGDTVTLPMQPSAGAAGEWESVWDPLFASYIVNAPRQLADGAPHHLKARFAGVRHDGPFRWHFVDHHLSHQASAYLAAPFERCAVMTLDGRGEEATTTYGRYADGRYEPLGEVTMPHSLGMLYERITSYLGFLHSSDEYKVMALAALGQPRFLDTFRDLVRVRENGRYEIARFDPVALFGPARQRGGPMEQRHFDVTASLQAVLEETVLQLARWLRETTGETRLAMAGGVALNCVMNARLRDAGIFDEVWVQPAAGDAGTALGAALWIDAQERSRAGGGAAPRRWTMEHAYWGPDYDDAAIEQLLQWAKLPYRRLQDVPGETARLLQDNRIIGWFQGRMEFGPRALGARSILASPIDPAMQSRLNELKDREDFRPVAPVVPEDDLPAWFTPAEANGGSAPFMLFIYDVLPQQAARIPAVCHADHTARVQTVRRDTNPPYYDLLKAFGALTGVPVLVNTSFNVRGEPVVCTPRDAINAFFSTPLDALVIGSFLLEKNA, from the coding sequence ATGATCACACTCGGCATCAACGCAGCCTTCCACGACAGCTCCGCCGCCCTGGTCGCCGATGGCGTCCTGATCGCCGCGGCGGAGGAAGAACGCTTCACTCGCATCAAGCACGGCAAGCGGCCGGTGCCGTTCTCGGCCTGGGAACTGCCCTACCATGCGATCGACTTTTGCCTGGCCAAGGCCGGCCTGACGTTGAGCCAGGTGGACCATGTGGCCTACAGCTACGACCCGCAACGCTTCATCCGCGACCGCGTGCAGGGCGACACGGTGACCCTGCCGATGCAGCCGTCGGCCGGCGCGGCCGGGGAGTGGGAGAGCGTGTGGGACCCGCTGTTCGCCAGCTACATCGTCAACGCACCGCGCCAGCTGGCCGACGGCGCGCCGCACCACCTGAAGGCGCGCTTCGCCGGCGTGCGGCACGACGGCCCGTTCCGCTGGCACTTCGTCGACCACCACCTGTCGCACCAGGCCAGCGCCTACCTGGCCGCGCCCTTCGAGCGCTGCGCGGTGATGACATTGGACGGCCGCGGCGAGGAGGCCACCACCACCTACGGCCGCTATGCCGACGGCCGCTACGAGCCACTGGGCGAAGTGACGATGCCGCATTCGCTGGGCATGCTGTACGAGCGCATCACCAGCTATCTCGGTTTCCTGCATTCGAGCGACGAGTACAAGGTGATGGCGCTGGCCGCGCTCGGCCAGCCGCGTTTCCTCGACACGTTCCGCGACCTGGTGCGGGTGCGCGAGAACGGACGCTACGAGATCGCCCGCTTCGACCCGGTGGCCCTGTTCGGCCCGGCTCGTCAGCGCGGCGGGCCGATGGAGCAGCGTCATTTCGACGTCACGGCGTCCTTGCAGGCGGTGCTGGAAGAAACCGTGCTGCAGCTGGCGCGCTGGCTGCGCGAGACCACCGGCGAAACCCGGCTGGCGATGGCCGGCGGGGTGGCCCTCAACTGCGTGATGAACGCCCGGCTGCGCGACGCCGGCATCTTCGACGAGGTGTGGGTGCAGCCGGCGGCCGGCGACGCCGGCACGGCGCTCGGCGCGGCGCTGTGGATCGACGCCCAGGAGCGCAGCCGTGCCGGCGGCGGCGCAGCACCCCGGCGCTGGACCATGGAGCATGCCTATTGGGGCCCCGACTACGACGACGCAGCCATCGAGCAGCTGCTGCAGTGGGCCAAGCTGCCCTACCGCCGGCTGCAGGATGTGCCCGGCGAGACCGCCCGGCTGCTGCAGGACAACCGCATCATCGGCTGGTTCCAGGGCCGCATGGAGTTCGGCCCGCGGGCGCTCGGCGCACGCTCCATCCTGGCCTCGCCGATCGATCCGGCGATGCAGTCGCGCCTGAATGAGTTGAAGGACCGCGAGGATTTCCGGCCGGTGGCGCCGGTGGTGCCGGAGGATGACCTGCCGGCCTGGTTCACGCCGGCAGAGGCCAATGGCGGCTCGGCGCCCTTCATGCTGTTCATCTACGACGTGCTGCCCCAGCAGGCGGCCCGCATCCCGGCGGTCTGCCATGCCGACCACACGGCCCGCGTGCAGACGGTGCGCCGCGACACCAACCCCCCGTACTACGACTTGTTGAAAGCATTTGGAGCATTGACCGGTGTGCCCGTGCTCGTCAACACTTCGTTCAATGTGCGGGGTGAACCGGTCGTGTGCACTCCGCGCGATGCCATCAATGCGTTCTTCAGCACCCCGCTGGACGCCTTGGTGATCGGATCCTTCCTGCTGGAGAAAAACGCATGA
- a CDS encoding D-glycero-alpha-D-manno-heptose-1,7-bisphosphate 7-phosphatase: MAMMQAPAAGGLSKAVFLDKDGTVVENVPYNVDPSLLRFTPHAIEGLQMLADDGFRLIMITNQPGVGLGLFDLAALTRLQEALTERLAQHGLVLDGFYACTHAPGLDPSRAPCSCRKPSPGLLLQAAEERGLDLERSWMIGDILDDIEAGRRAGCRTVMLDVGNETVWRTSELRVPHHRAADLREAARWIVQASPLPWDTAAALNTDGLHGNQPRV, translated from the coding sequence ATGGCCATGATGCAAGCGCCGGCCGCCGGCGGCCTCTCGAAAGCGGTGTTCCTCGACAAGGACGGCACCGTCGTTGAGAACGTGCCCTACAACGTCGACCCCTCGCTGCTGCGCTTCACGCCGCATGCGATCGAAGGGCTGCAGATGCTGGCCGACGACGGGTTCCGCCTGATCATGATCACCAACCAGCCAGGCGTGGGCCTCGGGCTGTTCGATCTGGCGGCACTGACGCGGCTGCAGGAGGCGCTCACCGAGCGCCTGGCGCAGCACGGCCTGGTGCTGGACGGGTTCTACGCTTGCACCCATGCGCCGGGGCTCGATCCATCGCGGGCGCCCTGCAGCTGCCGCAAGCCCTCGCCGGGGCTGCTGCTGCAGGCGGCCGAGGAGCGCGGGCTGGACCTGGAGCGCTCCTGGATGATCGGCGACATCCTCGACGACATCGAGGCTGGCCGGCGCGCCGGTTGCCGCACCGTGATGCTTGACGTCGGCAACGAGACGGTGTGGCGCACCTCGGAGCTGCGCGTGCCGCATCACCGGGCGGCCGACTTGCGGGAGGCGGCGCGCTGGATCGTGCAGGCGTCGCCGCTGCCCTGGGACACTGCCGCCGCCCTCAATACCGACGGACTGCATGGCAACCAGCCTCGTGTCTGA
- the waaF gene encoding lipopolysaccharide heptosyltransferase II, with protein sequence MATSLVSEPMVSAPERWRGVRRVLAVRLDNLGDVVMTSPALAAIRESLRGVHLGLLCSRSGAAALPHLPEVDEAIVYDAPWSKGSAPREPAADRALLQRLEAGRFDAAVIFTVYTQSALPAALMCRLAGIPLRLAHSRENPYDLLSDWLPDPEPAQGIRHEVERQLALVASVGLRTSDDRLRFACRAEDRASLQAKLAAAGVSPEEPVLVVHPGATAASRRYPADRFGLAADSVAQHSGCRVLYTGGPDEAALIEAAQAAMRQPSISLAGRLTLGELAALLQRARLLVSNNSGPVHIAAALGTPVVDLYALTNPQHTPWRTPARVLNHDVPCRNCLKSVCPQGHHDCLRKVEPQRVAQAALELLGPAGVAEAATSHPIVTPPIAYA encoded by the coding sequence ATGGCAACCAGCCTCGTGTCTGAACCGATGGTGTCGGCGCCGGAACGCTGGCGTGGCGTGCGGCGGGTGCTGGCGGTGCGGCTGGACAACCTCGGCGACGTGGTGATGACCAGTCCGGCGCTGGCCGCCATCCGGGAAAGCCTGCGTGGCGTCCACCTCGGCCTGCTCTGCTCCCGCTCGGGCGCCGCCGCGTTGCCGCACCTGCCCGAGGTGGACGAGGCCATCGTCTACGACGCGCCCTGGTCCAAGGGCAGCGCGCCGCGCGAACCTGCCGCCGACCGGGCACTGCTGCAGCGGCTGGAGGCGGGGCGCTTCGACGCGGCGGTGATCTTCACCGTCTACACGCAAAGCGCCCTGCCTGCGGCGCTGATGTGCCGCCTGGCCGGCATTCCACTGCGTCTGGCGCACAGCCGCGAGAACCCGTACGACCTGCTGAGCGACTGGCTGCCCGACCCGGAGCCGGCCCAGGGCATTCGCCACGAAGTGGAGCGGCAGCTGGCATTGGTCGCCTCGGTCGGCCTGCGGACCAGTGATGACCGCCTGCGCTTCGCCTGCCGCGCGGAGGACCGGGCCAGCCTGCAGGCCAAGCTGGCGGCAGCCGGCGTGTCCCCTGAGGAGCCGGTGCTGGTCGTGCACCCCGGCGCCACGGCGGCTTCACGTCGTTACCCGGCCGACCGCTTCGGCCTGGCCGCCGACAGTGTGGCTCAGCACAGCGGCTGCCGCGTGCTGTACACGGGCGGGCCCGACGAGGCGGCCCTGATCGAGGCCGCCCAGGCCGCGATGCGGCAGCCATCGATATCGCTGGCCGGCCGGCTCACCCTGGGCGAGCTGGCTGCATTGCTGCAGCGGGCACGGCTGCTGGTGTCGAACAACAGCGGCCCGGTGCACATCGCGGCAGCGCTCGGCACGCCGGTGGTCGACCTCTACGCCCTCACCAACCCTCAGCACACGCCCTGGCGCACGCCGGCGCGGGTGCTCAACCATGACGTGCCCTGCCGCAACTGCCTGAAGAGCGTCTGCCCGCAGGGCCATCACGACTGCCTGCGCAAGGTCGAGCCACAGCGGGTGGCCCAGGCCGCCCTGGAACTGCTTGGCCCGGCTGGAGTGGCCGAAGCGGCGACCTCGCATCCCATCGTCACACCACCCATCGCCTACGCATGA